The Lycium ferocissimum isolate CSIRO_LF1 chromosome 10, AGI_CSIRO_Lferr_CH_V1, whole genome shotgun sequence genome window below encodes:
- the LOC132034251 gene encoding multiple C2 domain and transmembrane region protein 6, which translates to MAKLIVEVLDASDLMPKDGQGSASPFVEVDFDEQRQRTQTKTKDLNPQWNEKLVFSIKNPRELEHQTISVSVYNDQKHGHHKNFLGRVKISGSSIPFNDSEALVQRYPLDKRGLFSHIKGDIALRIYVGDVPGGDNVIPESFAVETEQQNVNRGEDRTTPFTPIVQEINTNNNFEEQYMKETEIKIKTKKEPEVRTFHSIPAQAPVAEKPPVMVERRADFAKAGGPVASNVMQMQMPGGPRPEFGLVETRPPLAARMGYWGRDKTASTYDLVEPMHFLYIHVVKARDLPVMDISGSLDPYVEVKLGNYKGVTKHFEKNQYPVWNSVFAFSKERLQSNLIEVTVKDKDVGKDDIVGKVMFDIAEVPVRVPPDSPLAPQWYRLVNKKGEKVSQGEIMLAVWMGTQADEAFPDAWHSDAHMATQQNLVNTRSKVYFSPKLYYLRVHVIEAQDLIPSDRSRMPEAYVKLQLGQQGRTTKPSPMRHINPVWSEELMFVASEPFEEHLIIDVVDRVGQGKDEVLGRAMISVRDIPPRLEHVKLPDAKWFNLLKPSHHMADEDQKKKEVKFSSKIHLRIWIDAGYHVLDESTHFSSDLQPSSKYLRKPSIGILELGILSAKNLMPMKSKEGRITDAYCVAKYGNKWVRTRTLIDTLAPRWNEQFSWEVFDPCTVVTIGVFDNCHINGDEARDQRIGKVRIRLSTLETDRIYTHFYPLLVLTPSGLRKHGELHLAIRFTCTAWVNMVAQYGRPLLPKMHYVQPISVRHIDWLRHQAMQIVAARLARAEPPLRREVVEYMLDVDYHMFSLRRSKANFFRIMSLLSGISAVCRWFDGICFWKNPLTTILVHMLFLILVCYPELILPTIFLYLFVIGLWNYRFRPRAPPHMDARLSQAENAHPDELDEEFDTFPTSRPPDVVRMRYDRLRSVAGRVQSVVGDLATQGERALAILSWRDPRATAIFIILALVWAVFLYVTPFQVVAVLIGLYWLRHPRFRSKLPSVPVNFFKRLPSKSDMLL; encoded by the coding sequence ATGGCTAAGTTAATAGTTGAAGTTCTTGATGCAAGTGATCTGATGCCTAAAGATGGTCAAGGTTCAGCAAGTCCATTTGTTGAAGTAGACTTTGATGAACAACGTCAAAGAACTCAAACTAAAACCAAAGATCTCAACCCCCAATGGAATGAAAAACTTGTTTTCAGCATCAAGAATCCAAGAGAACTTGAACACCAAACTATCTCTGTTTCTGTTTATAATGACCAAAAACATGGTCACCACAAGAATTTTCTTGGTCGTGTTAAGATTTCTGGTTCTTCTATACCCTTTAATGACTCTGAAGCTTTAGTTCAGAGATACCCTCTTGATAAAAGAGGACTCTTTTCACATATTAAAGGTGATATTGCCTTAAGAATCTATGTTGGTGATGTTCCTGGTGGTGATAATGTTATTCCAGAGAGTTTTGCAGTGGAAACTGAGCAACAGAATGTGAATAGGGGTGAAGATAGGACAACCCCTTTTACTCCAATAGTGCAAGAAATTAACACAAACAACAACTTTGAAGAACAGTACATGAAGGAAACTGAAATCAAGATCAAGACGAAAAAAGAACCAGAGGTAAGGACTTTTCATTCTATTCCAGCACAGGCACCTGTGGCTGAGAAACCACCTGTGATGGTGGAGAGAAGGGCTGATTTTGCAAAGGCTGGTGGACCTGTGGCTAGTAATGTAATGCAGATGCAAATGCCTGGTGGTCCAAGGCCTGAATTTGGGTTAGTGGAAACTAGACCACCTTTGGCTGCTAGAATGGGGTATTGGGGTAGAGATAAAACTGCTAGTACTTATGATTTGGTTGAGCCGATGCATTTTTTGTATATTCATGTTGTGAAAGCTAGGGATCTTCCTGTTATGGATATATCTGGGAGTCTTGATCCTTATGTTGAGGTCAAACTTGGGAATTACAAAGGTGTTACTAAGCACTTTGAGAAGAATCAATACCCTGTATGGAACAGTGTTTTTGCTTTTTCTAAAGAAAGGCTGCAATCTAATTTGATTGAAGTTACTGTGAAAGATAAGGATGTTGGGAaggatgatattgttggcaaaGTTATGTTTGATATTGCTGAAGTCCCTGTTCGTGTTCCCCCGGATAGTCCTTTAGCTCCACAATGGTATAGGTTGGTGAATAAGAAAGGGGAGAAGGTTTCACAAGGTGAAATCATGCTTGCTGTTTGGATGGGAACTCAAGCTGATGAGGCTTTTCCTGATGCTTGGCATTCTGATGCTCATATGGCTACTCAACAAAATTTGGTTAATACAAGGTCCAAAGTGTATTTCTCCCCCAAATTGTATTATCTAAGAGTTCATGTTATTGAAGCTCAGGATCTTATACCATCGGATAGAAGCCGAATGCCTGAGGCGTATGTGAAGTTACAGCTTGGGCAGCAGGGCAGGACTACCAAGCCCTCACCGATGAGACACATTAATCCGGTGTGGAGTGAGGAGCTAATGTTTGTTGCATCTGAGCCTTTTGAGGAGCATTTGATAATAGATGTCGTGGATAGAGTTGGACAGGGAAAAGATGAAGTGCTCGGCAGGGCTATGATATCGGTTAGAGATATTCCCCCCAGACTTGAACATGTTAAGCTACCTGATGCTAAATGGTTCAATCTTCTCAAACCTTCTCATCATATGGCAGATGAAGACcagaagaagaaagaagtgaAGTTTTCCAGCAAGATTCACCTTCGAATTTGGATAGATGCTGGTTACCATGTTCTTGATGAGTCCACTCATTTTAGCAGTGATCTTCAACCATCATCGAAGTACTTGAGAAAGCCTAGTATTGGGATTCTTGAATTAGGCATTCTCAGTGCCAAGAATCTGATGCCAATGAAGAGTAAAGAAGGTCGAATTACAGATGCATATTGTGTTGCTAAGTATGGGAACAAATGGGTTCGAACAAGAACACTCATCGACACTCTGGCTCCTCGATGGAACGAGCAGTTCTCTTGGGAAGTGTTTGATCCGTGTACTGTTGTCACCATTGGGGTTTTCGACAATTGTCACATAAATGGCGATGAAGCTAGAGATCAGAGGATTGGTAAGGTGAGAATTAGGTTATCGACTTTGGAAACCGATCGGATCTATACACATTTTTATCCATTGCTAGTACTTACACCCTCAGGTTTAAGGAAACATGGAGAGCTTCATTTGGCGATAAGGTTCACTTGTACAGCTTGGGTGAACATGGTAGCACAGTATGGGAGGCCATTGCTCCCAAAAATGCATTATGTGCAGCCCATTTCCGTTAGGCACATTGATTGGTTGCGCCACCAGGCAATGCAGATAGTGGCTGCCAGGCTGGCAAGGGCTGAGCCACCTCTAAGAAGGGAGGTTGTTGAGTATATGCTGGATGTGGATTACCATATGTTCAGCCTCAGAAGAAGCAAAGCTAATTTCTTTCGCATAATGTCACTGCTTTCTGGGATTTCGGCAGTTTGTAGATGGTTTGATGGCATTTGCTTCTGGAAAAACCCTTTGACAACTATCCTTGTCCATATGCTTTTCTTGATATTGGTTTGCTACCCGGAACTCATTTTGCCAACAATTTTCCTCTACCTGTTTGTAATTGGCTTGTGGAACTACAGGTTTAGGCCTAGAGCTCCACCTCACATGGATGCTCGCCTTTCGCAAGCTGAAAATGCTCACCCAGATGAACTGGATGAAGAATTTGATACGTTTCCAACTTCCCGGCCACCAGATGTTGTGAGAATGAGGTATGATCGGCTGAGGAGCGTGGCCGGGAGGGTGCAATCTGTGGTTGGAGATTTGGCAACACAAGGTGAAAGGGCACTTGCCATACTAAGCTGGCGGGATCCGAGGGCTACTGCTATATTTATAATCCTTGCATTGGTCTGGGCtgtgtttctatatgttactCCATTCCAAGTAGTTGCAGTGCTCATTGGCCTTTACTGGTTGCGCCATCCACGATTCAGGAGCAAGTTGCCATCAGTACCTGTCAACTTCTTCAAGAGATTACCATCTAAGTCTGATATGCTTCTGTGA